Proteins encoded by one window of Opitutales bacterium:
- the hisH gene encoding imidazole glycerol phosphate synthase subunit HisH, which translates to MDASISPTIAVIDYGMGNLRSVHNALRYVGAQIRIIDQPDQLGDAAGLILPGVGALRDCVSYLVKSGLGDTVRDWIADDRPFLGVCLGLQALFESSEEGDIQGLGIFAGKVVRFDVSTDLKVPHMGWNQASFTRQHAIMNAELSQGEDQFYFVHSYHVDTPDKDLVWATTDYGYAFTSAISRGNAFATQFHPERSQATGLQIYRNFTRLVTESVVIG; encoded by the coding sequence ATGGACGCTTCTATCTCTCCCACGATCGCTGTAATCGACTACGGGATGGGCAATCTGCGTAGTGTGCACAACGCCCTGAGATATGTCGGTGCGCAGATCCGTATTATTGATCAACCAGATCAGCTCGGCGATGCTGCCGGCCTCATCTTGCCGGGTGTGGGTGCTCTACGTGACTGCGTAAGCTATTTGGTTAAAAGTGGACTCGGCGACACTGTGCGTGATTGGATCGCTGATGACCGTCCTTTTCTAGGAGTTTGCTTAGGCTTACAGGCACTCTTTGAGTCTTCCGAAGAAGGCGATATACAGGGGCTCGGCATATTTGCTGGGAAGGTGGTACGCTTTGACGTCTCTACCGACCTCAAAGTCCCACACATGGGCTGGAACCAGGCATCATTCACCCGGCAGCATGCAATTATGAACGCTGAGCTCAGCCAGGGTGAGGACCAGTTTTACTTTGTGCACAGCTACCACGTGGACACTCCGGATAAAGATCTAGTCTGGGCAACCACCGACTATGGTTACGCATTCACCAGTGCAATCTCCCGTGGTAACGCTTTCGCCACTCAGTTTCACCCTGAGCGCAGCCAAGCAACAGGCTTGCAGATATATCGCAATTTCACCCGCTTGGTGACCGAATCCGTTGTTATAGGTTAG
- the hisB gene encoding imidazoleglycerol-phosphate dehydratase HisB, with product MATKERLETLRRTTGETDIEITWNLDGSGQSEIETGIPFFDHMLTLFARHGHFDLTVKAMGDIDVDYHHTVEDTGLLLGQVLRSILGDRKGITRYGFFLLPMDETLAQVAVDLGNRPYLVYNVEHSESGPLVRDFNIHMLKEFYQAFANEAGANLHIATQYGYEPHHLAEGCFKAFARALSAALAPDLRLGDRVMSTKGSLNV from the coding sequence ATGGCTACAAAAGAACGCTTAGAGACCTTGCGCCGGACGACTGGCGAGACAGACATCGAAATCACCTGGAATCTGGATGGCTCCGGCCAATCAGAGATCGAGACGGGCATTCCGTTTTTCGATCATATGCTGACCTTATTTGCACGCCACGGTCACTTTGATCTCACGGTAAAGGCCATGGGCGACATCGATGTGGACTACCACCACACTGTCGAAGACACCGGCCTGTTGCTCGGGCAGGTGTTGCGTTCAATTCTCGGGGATCGCAAGGGTATCACACGCTATGGTTTTTTCCTACTTCCAATGGACGAGACGCTCGCACAGGTCGCTGTTGATCTAGGAAACCGCCCCTATTTAGTCTATAACGTGGAGCACAGTGAGTCAGGTCCGTTGGTGCGGGATTTCAACATCCACATGCTCAAGGAATTTTACCAGGCCTTTGCCAACGAGGCGGGAGCCAACCTACATATTGCCACACAATATGGTTATGAGCCGCACCACTTAGCCGAGGGCTGTTTCAAGGCGTTTGCACGAGCATTATCCGCTGCTTTGGCCCCAGATTTGCGCCTGGGTGACCGGGTGATGTCTACCAAGGGTTCACTCAACGTTTAG
- a CDS encoding type II toxin-antitoxin system RelE/ParE family toxin — protein sequence MKEIRVVSVAEEELFAAAKYYEEQQQNLGLDFITETERAMDTIAADPTLWAIRFENFRRFLLQRFPFEIWYEDHPEFIRILAIAHQRRRPFYWNRRVDGEFPGI from the coding sequence GTGAAAGAAATCCGTGTCGTCTCTGTCGCCGAAGAAGAGCTCTTCGCAGCTGCAAAATATTACGAGGAGCAGCAGCAAAATCTAGGACTGGATTTTATAACAGAAACCGAGAGAGCGATGGATACCATCGCAGCAGATCCCACACTTTGGGCTATTCGTTTCGAAAACTTCCGTCGCTTTTTGCTTCAGCGTTTTCCTTTCGAAATATGGTATGAAGATCACCCGGAATTTATCCGCATACTGGCAATTGCACACCAGAGACGTCGACCATTTTATTGGAATCGTCGAGTTGATGGAGAATTTCCGGGTATCTGA
- a CDS encoding sulfatase, producing MELRKPNIIYINSPDTGRYTQPYGHAVDTPNLQRLAEEGVLFRQSFTVAPTCSPSRAALTLGQLPRTSGIFGLGHRGFIPNDFSQHLAHTLKDAGYLTIADKRMPDNHTGAKFIGNGPEDAHRVCGYEQRFRDDADIIDTIKRDHERPFFMSINHVVTHRKGAGFTAKPDARDDPRYTAPPPVLADTPEVRADWAHFKSDARLLDEKIGEVITAVDEAGLRENTLIIATTDHGAPFPGMKCCLNVQGCGTFLIIRGPGGFTGGKVVDALCSNLDIYPTVCELLEIKKPDFLQGASLLPLISGETEEIHEFITGEVTYHAAYEPKRCYREKRWVYARRFGERKKVVMPNIDASPSKTVWIHDGYADSESDWETLYDAFYDPQEMNNLAYHPKYQAKLEEMRGKLNQQMQSVNDPLLSGDVPAPKGAKVTDPDAMDP from the coding sequence GGGCATGCCGTAGATACGCCGAATCTCCAGCGGCTTGCCGAGGAAGGCGTGCTGTTCCGGCAATCTTTCACGGTCGCGCCGACATGTTCTCCGAGTAGAGCTGCATTGACTCTGGGGCAATTACCCCGCACTTCGGGGATTTTTGGGCTGGGGCATCGTGGGTTTATCCCAAATGACTTCAGTCAGCATCTAGCCCATACACTGAAGGATGCAGGTTACTTAACGATCGCGGATAAAAGAATGCCCGATAACCATACCGGAGCTAAATTCATCGGGAACGGACCAGAAGATGCGCATAGAGTCTGTGGCTATGAGCAGCGTTTCCGGGACGACGCCGATATTATAGATACCATTAAGCGAGATCATGAACGCCCATTTTTCATGAGCATAAACCACGTTGTTACCCACAGGAAAGGAGCTGGTTTTACTGCGAAACCTGATGCCAGAGACGATCCAAGATACACAGCGCCCCCTCCGGTATTAGCAGATACTCCCGAGGTGCGAGCTGACTGGGCACATTTTAAGTCAGATGCTCGTTTGCTAGATGAGAAGATAGGTGAGGTGATCACCGCTGTTGATGAAGCTGGCTTACGCGAAAATACACTTATCATTGCTACAACGGATCATGGCGCACCGTTTCCTGGAATGAAATGTTGTCTCAACGTCCAAGGCTGCGGAACCTTCCTTATCATCCGCGGCCCAGGGGGATTCACTGGGGGGAAAGTTGTGGATGCCTTGTGTAGTAATCTCGATATTTACCCAACGGTGTGTGAGCTTCTGGAAATAAAGAAACCAGATTTTCTTCAAGGTGCTTCCCTATTGCCATTGATTAGTGGTGAGACCGAGGAGATTCATGAGTTCATTACTGGTGAGGTCACTTACCACGCGGCCTACGAGCCCAAGCGTTGTTATCGTGAGAAGCGCTGGGTCTACGCGCGTCGATTTGGTGAGCGCAAAAAGGTGGTCATGCCCAATATCGATGCCAGCCCAAGTAAAACTGTCTGGATCCATGACGGTTATGCGGATTCGGAGTCGGACTGGGAGACGCTTTATGACGCTTTTTACGATCCTCAAGAGATGAACAACTTGGCTTATCACCCAAAATATCAAGCGAAACTCGAGGAGATGCGTGGAAAACTGAATCAACAAATGCAATCGGTGAATGACCCGCTGCTTTCGGGAGACGTGCCGGCGCCCAAAGGAGCGAAAGTGACCGATCCGGACGCGATGGACCCATAG